CTCCAGTTTTTTATTTTTTTTCTGTCCTTCCTCTCCCCTATATCTTATGTAACCTCCTAGGTTACATAAGATATATTATCGGGCGATGGATCTGTGGCAACATCCTGGAAAGACCGGGTTTCCCCTATCTGCAGAACTCTTTATTGGAATGTTCAGGGATGACTTCCACTTCAACCCGGTGGAAATTCGTCGAAATTTGAGGGCCTGGAACGAATCGATTTTCTATACTTCCATGCGAGACATGCCAGCTTCCATGTTTCTCTTTTAAATGTGAGAGAAAATAAAATATCCAGCAGCGTAATGATTTTAAATTCCAGTCTGAAACGGGAGCGAAGATTGAAAAAAAGATTATCCGTGAAAACCGGATGCGGAGTAAAATTAATGCGGCGGAAAAATCCGGACAAAGAATACAGCAATCCGCAGATCTGTCCTGACAGCATATGATCTGTAGTGGAATAACTGACATCCAGATCCAGCGCCCAGTTCTTGAACTTTTGGTAAATCAGACAGAGAAGTTTCCAGATCAGATAGATCCCGTCTCTGATGAACGGCTGATTTTTGTAAAAAGCCTGGAATTTCGAGCTGACAGCAAAATACTGCAAATCCAGACTCTGCTCATCCTGCTGGAAAATCTTGCAATAGTTAAAAATTCTAAGTCTGTGGATTGTGGCATCATCTTCAATCGACAAGGCATACCCTAAAAAAAGAAAATTAATCTGAAAATGAAAATTATGTCCCGGATAATCATAATCCAGCCTGATCCGGAATGGAATCAGGCTGAGCGCGACGATGAAGGCAGAAAATAAGCATAAGCTATAAATAATTATCATGTTTTTGACTATTAACAGCTACTTTATTATAATGAATTATCCTTTCAAATGCAAAAAAGGGAGCTGTAATATGCTGGAACGGATCAAGGAAGTCAGCCTGTTTAAGAATCTGAAAGAAGAAGAAATCAAGGGATTTCTGCCGATCATCAAGGAACGCAATTTCGAGCCAGAGCAGCGGATTTTCAAGGAAGGCGATCTTGGCAATTCCCTTTTTATCATCGAAAAGGGCGCGATCGAGATCAGAAAGCAGATTGACCCGTCATCTGACAGGGAAAAAACACTGGCTACGATCAGGGCAGGATCTTTTTTTGGTGAAATGGCGATGTACAGCGATTCGGCAAGCAGACGCTCCGCCTCTTCATACGCAATCGGCACTACCTCCTGCTTCGAGATAGACGCCCAGGATTATCATGCATTGATCAAGGCAAACCCGCATCTGTCGAGTTCTTTGTCCAGAGCCATCATCATCACGCTCAGCGAACGTTTGCGTAATACCAGCCGTGAGCTTGTGGTCCTCTATGAGACAGGAAAGATCATCGGTACCATCAAAGATGCCGACCAGCTCTGCGAAGCACTGATCAAGCACCTGAAAGATTCCCTGAAAGCTGAAGTGGCATTGATCGCTATCCACAATCCTTACGCAGACCGGATCGACGTGAAATCGACACTGGGTTTTGACAGCAGGGTGCTGGAACTGGAAATCCA
This genomic interval from Candidatus Wallbacteria bacterium contains the following:
- a CDS encoding cyclic nucleotide-binding domain-containing protein, encoding MLERIKEVSLFKNLKEEEIKGFLPIIKERNFEPEQRIFKEGDLGNSLFIIEKGAIEIRKQIDPSSDREKTLATIRAGSFFGEMAMYSDSASRRSASSYAIGTTSCFEIDAQDYHALIKANPHLSSSLSRAIIITLSERLRNTSRELVVLYETGKIIGTIKDADQLCEALIKHLKDSLKAEVALIAIHNPYADRIDVKSTLGFDSRVLELEIQQNIGTLGKCFAQGTPVVAEGFASDDVELKALLIPGFEIKSLLCVPLLKETQTVGLILLADTTSNYYTDSEINLMLGVSRQVATAIENAYFHLEEKARKEYRKQYITPEF